The genomic DNA GGCAGGAGCATTTTTCAGAGCAGATATCGGCAAAGCTAGGGAAGCTCCTGTGTTGCTCACAATCAGGCTGCTTCCTGCTGAAGCCTTGCCCAGTGTTGTCAGTTGGGCGGAAGTCAGCGCTGCTTTGGTTGTTTGACCTGCTTGGCTGCTGGCCGACAGGACAATGGCTATTGGGCTGGAGCCTGCTGCCGTCACAGTAGTCTGCAAATCTGCATCGGTTACAGTCAGTGACTGTACATTGTTGTTAACCACGACAGTTGTGGCTACCGCTTTTACGGCCTGTCCTTGCTTCACTACGGATTGAAGTGAAGGTGCAGATGTAGCGACAGGGGTGGATGTGGTGGTTGAAGCGGAAGGTGTAGTATTACTTCTGCCGCCACCTCCACCACCGCCTCCACCGCTACTGCTGCCAGAAGCAGCACTATTGTCGACGCGAATGGCCTTCATAGCGCTGAAAAATTTAGGACCGTTAGTATTGGTCTCGACTTCGCCTTTCGCATTCAGTTCCGGCGAATTAACCTCCAGCTTATACACACCGTCCTTCAAATGCTGGATAACGGGCTGACCGCTGGCATCCAGAACAGGCTTTCCGTTAGCATCGTATTCGACATAGCTTCCGTCAATGTCCTTGAAGGAGTATGCGCCTTGCTTGAGACGGGCGTTAACTCCTTGCTCCCTAGGAGTCGTAATTCCATTAATAAGACCAATTAATTTATCATCTATGCCATATACATAGAGAGCAATTTGGTTTGTTTTATCCGTGGTCAGGCGGAAAGCAAGATCTGTTGTGCGTTGGGCACCTGTACGATTCGGGTAAATAATCGGGTTGGTTATACTCAGGTCCTGCAAGCCGAAGCCTGTAGTCGGATTTTCCTTGCCAACATGAACGACGAACGGCAGATGCAAGGTAGGTAGTCCGGCGCTTTTCAGGATGACTTCTCCCTCATATACGCCTGTAGCTGCACTTGAGCTTGGCTGCACGGACAGGAAGAACGGTTGGGATTTACCCGCTTCTGCCGAGATCGCCCCATTCGTGCCGACACCTTGCAACTGAACAGCGATATTGCTCACGTCAGGTGTAGCAACGGGCTTGGCAGGGTCAGAGGTTACATGATCATGCAAAATGTAGCTTGCTTCATACTGTACGTTGTTTGCGGACAGATTTTTAAGCTGCAATTGAATTTGCTTGGCATCACTGCCTGGTTTTAACACCCCGAAGCTGGCGGAAGGATTGTAGTTCACGACCTCCTGCCGATTGAAGTTCTTATCGAGAATCGTAATCTTTTCAACAGTTTCCAGCAGGGCTGGTGTCTGAATCGCATTGGCGATGTTTACAAGTCCTGCACCTTGGGAATACACATCGTATTGGATTTGATCCTCGTCGTAAAGCGTATCCGACGTGTTCGCCAGAGCAGCACGGATATCGAACGGCGTCCAGTTTGGATGCTGCTGCTTCAGCAGAACAGCAAGTCCGGCTACATGCGGAGAAGCCATACTGGTTCCGTTGCTACGTTTGTAAGCATGATCATAAGAGGCATCTGGATAGAACTTGGCGAAAGCAGGATAGGTTGACATAATACTAACTCCTGGCGCGCTTACATCCGGCTTGATGCTAAGTAGTTCGTCTCCGTTCGGCCCACGGGAGCTGAATCCAGCCATCGTATTGCCTGCATTATCTGTGCGAATAAACTTCTCTCCGAAGGAGACAGAGAATTTTTCTCCGGCATTGTCGACGAGTTGTTTAGCCAGCGCGCGACCTTCCTTACCTTTCATATCAAAGGTCGGAATAAAATCAAAGCTGTCGCCCTGGTTAGCGTTTACATAGTCATCTCGATCCGGAATGCTGACACCTAAATCAGCTTTCGTGATGTCGCCTGCTTTTGTATTTCCGTTAAAAATGATTACAGCCTTTGCGCCACTTTCCTTGGCATTTGCAATTTTATCCACGAATGCCAGGTTTCCACGTGACACGAGGACAATTTTTCCGGCTACATCTTTTCCTTCAAAATCATCAGGCTGCCCCAAATTTGCATATACCAGTTCATAAGGGGCAGTTCCCATAATTGAAGCAAAATCCTCTTGGCCTGTTCCCCAGCCCAACAGATTAAACCCGTAATGTGCATAAGCATCAGCGGTTACTGTTTTCTTCAATTCACCATTCGCTTCCCAATAGGAATCACGGGTAACTGAAGCTGTGCCTGAGAAGCTTTTGCTTGGTGAGGTTGCCGCACCGACGGAAATCGCCAACTGGGATGAGGCCGGGGAACCCATTGAATAATAATAATTCCCGTCTTGTGCTGCATTACCATTCGCAATGACAGCAACTACACCGGAAAGCACCGCATTATTAATGGCAATGGAGTCCGGGGAGTTCGGGTCCTTCTCGGAGTCTGAGCCGAGGGACAGGTTAATCACGTTCATGCCATCCTTGACAGCGCGTTCAATGCCGTCAATGACCTGTGCGGAGGAACCGGAGGAACGCCCGGTTTTAGTATTGCGTCCAAGCACTTTATATACGTATAAGTCCGATTTATAGGCAATACCCTTTTGTACAATATCTGCCGTTTTATTAGCGGCCTGGCCAGCAATCGTACCGGAGACGTGTGTACCGTGTGTTGTTCCGGCAAAACCTGTGCCGTACGGGTCATTCTCTTTTTCAAGGAAAGGCTCCTCGTAAGGATCATTGTCCTGCTCAAAAGAGTCATACCCACCCTTGTAAGCTGCTTTCAAATCCGGGTGCTCATAATCGATCCCGGTATCAATAACCCCGACCTTAATCCCTTCGCCTGTCAAACCTTTAGCCCAGGCTTCAGGAACGCCAATTTGATCCAGCGGTGCGTTATCATACGTTGCTTCGCTGGCGGTGAGTGTTGGCGGGTCCTGTACGGGGATGGAATAATACGTTTTGTTTTCGTGGATGGATTTTACACCTGGCAATTTAGCCAGTTCTGGAATTTTGTTAGCTGGCAGCGTAACCTCCAAGCCATTAAGCACCGTGTTGTACTGGTAATTTACCTGAAGGGGAATGCTGCGCTCTGCCGCTCTATCCACGAACGATGTTTGCTCGTTGACGATAGCGGATTCCGCTTTTTGTTCGGATCGAGCTGTGAAAGTCTGATTGCCCGACCGTGCCGCATATTTGTCCACGGCTAGTGGCTCACCATCAAGCTGTACGATGACTCTGACCTGCTGCGAAGAAGTGGTACTC from Paenibacillus sp. FSL R10-2782 includes the following:
- a CDS encoding S8 family serine peptidase, which encodes MKKPIIFKKIPVITLALALTAGLSFPSVGSAATVDLQTRSFLEAQEALTSEATPAFISPELSTTSSQQVRVIVQLDGEPLAVDKYAARSGNQTFTARSEQKAESAIVNEQTSFVDRAAERSIPLQVNYQYNTVLNGLEVTLPANKIPELAKLPGVKSIHENKTYYSIPVQDPPTLTASEATYDNAPLDQIGVPEAWAKGLTGEGIKVGVIDTGIDYEHPDLKAAYKGGYDSFEQDNDPYEEPFLEKENDPYGTGFAGTTHGTHVSGTIAGQAANKTADIVQKGIAYKSDLYVYKVLGRNTKTGRSSGSSAQVIDGIERAVKDGMNVINLSLGSDSEKDPNSPDSIAINNAVLSGVVAVIANGNAAQDGNYYYSMGSPASSQLAISVGAATSPSKSFSGTASVTRDSYWEANGELKKTVTADAYAHYGFNLLGWGTGQEDFASIMGTAPYELVYANLGQPDDFEGKDVAGKIVLVSRGNLAFVDKIANAKESGAKAVIIFNGNTKAGDITKADLGVSIPDRDDYVNANQGDSFDFIPTFDMKGKEGRALAKQLVDNAGEKFSVSFGEKFIRTDNAGNTMAGFSSRGPNGDELLSIKPDVSAPGVSIMSTYPAFAKFYPDASYDHAYKRSNGTSMASPHVAGLAVLLKQQHPNWTPFDIRAALANTSDTLYDEDQIQYDVYSQGAGLVNIANAIQTPALLETVEKITILDKNFNRQEVVNYNPSASFGVLKPGSDAKQIQLQLKNLSANNVQYEASYILHDHVTSDPAKPVATPDVSNIAVQLQGVGTNGAISAEAGKSQPFFLSVQPSSSAATGVYEGEVILKSAGLPTLHLPFVVHVGKENPTTGFGLQDLSITNPIIYPNRTGAQRTTDLAFRLTTDKTNQIALYVYGIDDKLIGLINGITTPREQGVNARLKQGAYSFKDIDGSYVEYDANGKPVLDASGQPVIQHLKDGVYKLEVNSPELNAKGEVETNTNGPKFFSAMKAIRVDNSAASGSSSGGGGGGGGGRSNTTPSASTTTSTPVATSAPSLQSVVKQGQAVKAVATTVVVNNNVQSLTVTDADLQTTVTAAGSSPIAIVLSASSQAGQTTKAALTSAQLTTLGKASAGSSLIVSNTGASLALPISALKNAPAGAGIEVIISSQAQESNTFTSKLKGSTVIGTPVGFEANVVTGGKSEPLKVAPGQFISRSFTVPGQIESNTAGVLYTANGNVYPVPSVFSKQADGSTIVKVSRPGFSTYAAATRPVSFEDISSSYAQSEIQSLANKLLINGTTDTAFSPKKNVTRAEFAALVTRALGLTPGTAAPFGDIPAGSWYSGDVAAAYEAGLITGRSGDKFDPNANISRQEIAVVLSKAVDLLQIKASVDGPARTPYHDASSFAGYAKDSIEKVSAAGIINGATIKGSSYFQPNVPTTREASAKVLHVLLQKAALIN